In the Telopea speciosissima isolate NSW1024214 ecotype Mountain lineage chromosome 2, Tspe_v1, whole genome shotgun sequence genome, one interval contains:
- the LOC122652955 gene encoding zinc finger protein CONSTANS-LIKE 2, which produces MKEEVGTGGGGGSGGSSNGGWARMCDSCRGAACTVYCLADSAYLCAGCDSRIHAANQVASRHERVWVCEACERAPAAFTCKADAAVLCTSCDADIHSANPLARRHHRVPVLPISGCLYGPSATNPVRPMEQEANVEDGFMVSGAQEGDEDLDEDDDETASWLLLNPPVKNGNNNNNNNNQSNNGFLFGGEVDEYLDLVGYNSSTENQYNDQYNHQQHHHYGVQQKNNNGSDSVVPVHGMPTKEQQLQHQQQHNLQLEMEYEASKSGFGYAASLSHSVSFSSMDASVVPEATMSDISNSHSRPPKGTIDLFSSPPLPMPPQFTPMDREARVLRYREKRKTRKFEKTIRYASRKAYAETRPRIKGRFAKRTDVEVEVDQLFSTTIMAESGYRIVPSF; this is translated from the exons atgaaGGAAGAGGTTGGAACCGGTGGTGGAGGCGGCAGCGGCGGCAGCAGCAACGGTGGCTGGGCTCGTATGTGTGATTCATGCCGTGGCGCAGCATGTACAGTTTACTGCCTAGCTGATTCTGCTTACCTCTGTGCCGGTTGTGACTCACGCATCCATGCCGCCAACCAAGTCGCTTCTCGACATGAGCGCGTGTGGGTTTGCGAGGCCTGTGAACGCGCACCCGCAGCTTTCACCTGCAAGGCCGATGCAGCTGTGCTCTGTACCAGCTGTGACGCTGATATACACTCTGCAAACCCACTCGCGCGTCGCCACCACCGCGTCCCTGTTCTACCCATCTCGGGTTGCCTTTATGGCCCCTCTGCAACTAACCCAGTTAGGCCTATGGAACAAGAAGCGAATGTGGAGGATGGGTTCATGGTTTCAGGTGCTCAAGAGGGTGATGAGGActtagatgaagatgatgatgagacTGCTTCTTGGTTGTTGCTTAATCCTCCTGTTAAGAATggtaacaacaacaacaacaacaacaatcaaAGCAACAATGGGTTTTTGTTTGGTGGGGAGGTTGATGAGTATTTGGATCTTGTGGGTTATAATTCTTCAACTGAGAATCAGTACAATGATCAGTATAATCATCAGCAACATCATCACTATGGTGTTCAGCAGAAGAATAATAATGGGAGTGACAGTGTGGTGCCTGTTCATGGTATGCCAACAAAGGAGCAGCAGCTgcaacatcaacaacaacataATCTTCAGCTAGAGATGGAGTATGAGGCTTCCAAATCTGGGTTCGGTTATGCTGCTTCACTTAGTCACAGC GTCTCATTTTCATCAATGGATGCCAGTGTTGTACCAGAGGCTACGATGAGTGATATCTCAAATTCACACTCTAGACCTCCCAAAGGAACAATTGATCTCTTCTCCAGCCCTCCACTTCCAATGCCACCTCAGTTCACTCCAATGGACAGAGAGGCCAGAGTTCTTAGatacagagagaagaggaaaacaaGGAAGTTTGAGAAGACAATAAGGTATGCATCAAGGAAGGCTTATGCAGAGACCAGACCCCGTATCAAAGGCCGCTTTGCAAAGAGAACAGATGTAGAAGTTGAAGTGGATCAACTGTTCTCAACCACTATAATGGCGGAAAGTGGATATCGCATTGTTCCATCATTTTAA